In Acidovorax sp. 106, the following proteins share a genomic window:
- the serB gene encoding phosphoserine phosphatase SerB has protein sequence MKNTTEFAPGLVVQGIDPLLSLSSYKLIAFDMDSTLINIECVDEIADAAGRKAEVAAITEAAMQGLITDYKESLRQRVALLKGVTVQHMEQVFAERLRFNPGAQELITAAKAAGLTTLLVSGGFTFFADRVKSGLGIDFARANMLEVDNGLLTGRMVDQPWGDICDGAEKRRTLLELASLMGISPSQAIAVGDGANDLPMMGVAGLSVAYHAKPAVRAQAKVAINQGGLDRLLEVFSR, from the coding sequence ATGAAAAACACCACCGAATTTGCCCCTGGCCTTGTGGTCCAGGGCATCGACCCGCTCCTGTCCCTGTCCAGCTACAAGCTGATCGCCTTCGACATGGACTCCACCCTCATCAACATCGAATGCGTGGACGAGATCGCCGATGCCGCAGGCCGCAAAGCCGAAGTGGCGGCGATCACGGAAGCCGCCATGCAAGGCCTGATCACCGACTACAAAGAGAGCCTGCGCCAGCGCGTGGCCCTGCTCAAAGGCGTGACGGTGCAACACATGGAGCAGGTGTTTGCAGAGCGCCTGCGCTTTAACCCTGGCGCCCAGGAACTCATCACCGCAGCCAAGGCTGCTGGCCTGACCACGCTGCTGGTATCGGGTGGTTTCACCTTCTTTGCCGACCGCGTGAAGTCGGGCCTTGGCATCGACTTTGCCCGCGCCAACATGCTGGAGGTGGACAACGGCTTGCTCACCGGCCGCATGGTGGACCAGCCCTGGGGCGACATCTGCGACGGCGCCGAGAAGCGCCGCACCCTGCTGGAGCTGGCCTCGCTCATGGGCATCTCACCATCGCAGGCGATTGCGGTGGGCGATGGGGCCAACGACCTGCCCATGATGGGCGTTGCGGGCCTGTCTGTGGCCTACCACGCCAAGCCAGCCGTGCGCGCGCAGGCCAAGGTGGCCATCAACCAAGGCGGCTTGGACCGATTGCTGGAAGTCTTCAGCCGCTAA
- a CDS encoding MerR family transcriptional regulator has translation MASLLTITDVAERTGLSVHTLRYYERAGLIAPVARAPGGQRRYAASDMEWIGFLLRLRETRMPIGQMQAFARLRSEGNATASQRRELLEQHLAQVLATITAMQQAAQVLQAKIGHYQGLEAPLRHTPSSTRQGSPHVSTHQSPLPPGPRQAARNRRPSR, from the coding sequence ATGGCATCCCTCCTCACCATTACCGACGTCGCTGAACGCACGGGCTTGTCCGTCCACACGCTGCGCTACTACGAGCGCGCGGGCTTGATTGCCCCTGTGGCGCGTGCGCCCGGTGGCCAGCGGCGCTACGCGGCGTCGGACATGGAATGGATCGGATTCCTGCTGCGCCTGCGCGAGACCCGCATGCCCATTGGGCAGATGCAGGCCTTCGCACGGCTGCGCAGCGAGGGGAATGCAACCGCCTCGCAGCGGCGCGAACTGCTGGAGCAGCATCTTGCACAGGTGCTGGCAACGATCACTGCAATGCAGCAAGCCGCGCAGGTGCTGCAAGCCAAGATCGGGCACTACCAGGGCCTGGAAGCTCCCCTTCGCCACACACCATCGTCCACCCGCCAAGGAAGCCCCCATGTCTCCACACACCAGTCCCCGCTACCTCCAGGGCCTCGCCAAGCTGCGCGAAATCGACGGCCAAGCCGGTGA
- a CDS encoding 2-C-methyl-D-erythritol 4-phosphate cytidylyltransferase yields the protein MTAPLLPTAPVPLSAHGRFWGLVPCAGMGLRAVPAGGSAGAVPIAQALPKQYHLVAGQPMVLHTLAAFAGVGRLLGTLVAVAAGDHFLDAYAHPSFFKVECGGPTRADTVLGGLKALRERGAQPEDWVLVHDAARCLITTALIDTLIDTCANDGVGGLLAHKLADTLKTSIDGPGGVRVATTVDRSDKWLAQTPQMFRIGPLMAAIERIGPSVTDEASAMEAMGLHPRLVPGGAQNFKVTYPDDFALAGAVLAQRGHGTTLERFGSLRGLPPTGG from the coding sequence ATGACTGCACCGCTCTTGCCCACTGCCCCTGTTCCTTTGTCTGCCCACGGCCGCTTTTGGGGCCTGGTGCCCTGTGCGGGCATGGGGCTGCGTGCAGTGCCTGCAGGGGGCTCTGCAGGCGCAGTGCCTATCGCGCAGGCACTGCCCAAGCAGTACCACCTGGTGGCAGGGCAGCCCATGGTGCTGCACACCTTGGCCGCGTTTGCCGGGGTGGGGCGTTTGTTGGGCACGCTGGTCGCGGTGGCGGCGGGTGACCATTTTCTGGACGCTTATGCACACCCCTCTTTTTTCAAGGTGGAATGTGGGGGCCCCACGCGGGCGGACACGGTACTGGGAGGGCTCAAGGCATTGCGGGAGCGGGGTGCGCAGCCCGAAGACTGGGTGCTGGTGCATGACGCGGCCCGCTGCCTGATCACCACCGCCCTGATCGACACCCTGATTGATACCTGTGCCAATGACGGGGTTGGGGGGCTTTTGGCGCACAAGCTGGCCGACACCCTCAAGACCTCCATTGACGGCCCGGGCGGCGTGCGGGTGGCCACCACGGTGGACCGCAGCGACAAGTGGCTGGCGCAGACACCGCAGATGTTCCGCATCGGCCCGCTGATGGCCGCGATCGAGCGCATTGGCCCCAGCGTGACCGATGAGGCCAGCGCCATGGAGGCCATGGGCCTGCACCCCCGGCTGGTGCCCGGTGGCGCGCAGAACTTCAAGGTGACCTACCCGGACGACTTTGCACTGGCGGGTGCCGTGTTGGCCCAGCGCGGCCATGGCACCACGCTGGAGCGCTTTGGCAGCTTGCGTGGGCTGCCACCCACGGGGGGGTGA
- a CDS encoding carboxymuconolactone decarboxylase family protein: protein MSPHTSPRYLQGLAKLREIDGQAGEHVVASLADIAPDFARYLIEFPFGDIYSRPGLDLRSREIAVVAALTALGNATPQLKVHLQAALNVGVTREEIVEVLMQMAVYAGFPAALNGLAAAREVFAVAEASAAAA, encoded by the coding sequence ATGTCTCCACACACCAGTCCCCGCTACCTCCAGGGCCTCGCCAAGCTGCGCGAAATCGACGGCCAAGCCGGTGAGCACGTCGTAGCAAGCCTCGCCGACATTGCGCCAGACTTCGCCCGCTATCTGATCGAGTTCCCGTTTGGCGACATTTATTCGCGCCCCGGCCTGGACCTGCGCAGCCGCGAGATCGCCGTGGTGGCCGCGCTCACGGCGCTGGGCAACGCCACACCCCAACTCAAAGTGCATTTGCAGGCCGCGTTGAACGTGGGCGTCACCCGCGAAGAGATTGTCGAAGTCCTCATGCAGATGGCCGTCTACGCGGGCTTTCCGGCAGCGCTGAACGGGCTGGCCGCAGCGCGTGAAGTGTTTGCGGTGGCGGAGGCCAGCGCAGCTGCCGCATAA
- the mfd gene encoding transcription-repair coupling factor — translation MELPKLTPGKRFSLPRPVGSADSLLLARLAERDKAAGHTTAIVAADATDAQRLIEEMAFFAPGLRCALFPDWETLPYDTFSPHQDLISERLATLWRISQKDKDTGADVVLVPATTALYRLAPPSFLAGYTFHFKVKQKLDETKFKAQLTLAGYSHVSQVVSPGEYAVRGGLIDLFPMGSLVPYRVDLFDNEIDSIRTFDPDSQRSLYPVPEVRLLPGREFPMDDEARAKFRSRWREMLEGDPTKSRIYKDMGAGVATAGIEYYLPLFFDETATVFDYLGGEATVVLHGDLEPAFQRFWQDTKDRFRLVQGDPERPALPPEALFLSADQFYTRANAHAQLSLRPGVQDVDDNPHFHKLGDLSVVRGAEDPLARLHAHIRNTQHRVLLLAESDGRRESLLDFLRASGVNPPAFDSLAEFQATADEKVGIATAGLTVGFSWIEDGIDFVTETELFAAGPTTRRRKKQEQVSDVEALIKDLAELNVGDPVVHSAHGIGRYRGLINMDVGNKNPDGTPAMQEFLHLEYADKAVLYVPVSQLQLISRYTGVSADEAPLHKLGSGQWEKAKRKAAEQVRDSAAELLNIYARRALREGHAFRYSPQDYETFANDFGFDETADQNAAIHAVIQDMISPRPMDRLVCGDVGFGKTEVALRAAFVAVTGGKQVAFLAPTTLLAEQHYQTLVDRFSKWPVKIAEVSRFRSGKEITAAIKGIGDGTVDIVVGTHKLLSESTKFHNLGLLIIDEEHRFGVRHKEQMKALRAEVDVLTLTATPIPRTLGMALEGLRDLSVIATAPQRRLAIKTFVRNEGTGVIREAVLRELKRGGQVYFLHNEVETIENRRQKLEEILPEARIAVAHGQMPERELERVMRDFVAQRYNILLCSTIIETGIDVPTANTIIMSRADKFGLAQLHQLRGRVGRSHHQAYAYLMVPDIEGLTKHAQQRLDAIQQMEELGSGFYLAMHDLEIRGAGEVLGENQSGNMLEVGFQLYNEMLNEAVKALKAGKEPDLLSPLSVTTDINLHAPALLPDDYCGDVHLRLSFYKKLATAKTPDQIDGLLEEIVDRFGKLPPQAQTLIDVHRLRVLSQPYGVVKVDAAPGVINITFKPQPPIDPMRIIELIQKHKHIKLAGNEKLRIEREVKEPKDRAQAVRDILRALGQPVAA, via the coding sequence ATGGAACTCCCCAAACTCACTCCCGGTAAACGTTTCTCCTTGCCCCGCCCCGTGGGCAGCGCCGACTCGCTGCTGCTGGCCCGCCTGGCCGAGCGCGACAAGGCGGCAGGCCACACCACCGCCATCGTGGCGGCCGATGCCACCGATGCGCAGCGCCTTATCGAGGAAATGGCCTTCTTTGCCCCCGGCCTGCGATGCGCGCTGTTCCCCGACTGGGAGACGCTGCCCTACGACACCTTCAGCCCGCACCAGGACCTGATCAGCGAGCGCCTGGCCACCCTCTGGCGCATCAGCCAAAAGGACAAGGACACCGGCGCCGACGTGGTGCTGGTGCCCGCCACCACGGCGCTGTACCGGCTGGCGCCACCGTCCTTCCTTGCGGGCTACACCTTCCACTTCAAGGTCAAGCAAAAGCTCGACGAAACCAAATTCAAAGCCCAGCTCACGCTGGCGGGCTACTCACATGTCTCGCAAGTGGTGAGCCCGGGCGAATACGCGGTGCGCGGCGGGCTGATCGACCTGTTCCCCATGGGCTCGCTGGTGCCGTACCGCGTGGACCTGTTCGACAACGAGATCGACTCCATCCGCACCTTCGACCCCGACAGCCAACGCAGCCTGTACCCCGTGCCCGAGGTGCGTCTGCTGCCAGGCCGCGAGTTCCCCATGGACGACGAGGCGCGCGCCAAATTCCGCAGCCGCTGGCGCGAGATGCTGGAGGGCGACCCGACCAAGAGCCGCATCTACAAAGACATGGGCGCGGGCGTGGCGACGGCGGGCATCGAGTACTACCTGCCGCTGTTCTTTGACGAGACGGCCACCGTGTTCGACTACCTGGGCGGCGAGGCCACGGTGGTGCTGCATGGCGACCTGGAGCCCGCGTTCCAGCGCTTCTGGCAAGACACCAAAGACCGCTTTCGCCTGGTGCAGGGCGACCCCGAGCGCCCGGCGCTGCCGCCCGAGGCGCTGTTCCTCTCGGCCGACCAGTTCTACACGCGTGCCAACGCACACGCCCAGCTGTCGCTGCGCCCCGGCGTGCAGGACGTGGATGACAACCCGCATTTCCACAAACTCGGCGACCTGTCGGTGGTGCGCGGGGCCGAGGACCCGCTGGCCCGCCTGCATGCCCACATCCGCAACACGCAGCACCGCGTGCTGCTGTTGGCCGAGAGCGATGGCCGCCGCGAAAGCTTGCTCGACTTTTTGCGCGCCAGCGGGGTGAACCCACCGGCCTTTGATTCGCTGGCCGAGTTCCAGGCCACGGCCGACGAAAAGGTGGGCATTGCCACGGCTGGACTTACCGTAGGCTTTAGCTGGATCGAAGACGGCATCGACTTCGTCACCGAAACCGAGTTGTTTGCCGCCGGCCCCACCACGCGCCGCCGCAAGAAGCAAGAGCAAGTCAGCGACGTCGAGGCCCTGATCAAGGACCTGGCCGAGTTGAACGTGGGCGACCCCGTGGTGCACAGCGCTCATGGCATTGGCCGCTACCGGGGCCTCATCAACATGGATGTGGGCAACAAGAACCCCGACGGCACGCCCGCCATGCAGGAGTTCTTGCACCTGGAATACGCCGACAAGGCCGTGCTGTATGTGCCCGTGAGCCAGCTGCAGCTGATCAGCCGCTACACCGGCGTGAGCGCCGACGAGGCGCCGCTGCACAAGCTGGGCAGCGGCCAGTGGGAAAAGGCCAAGCGCAAGGCCGCCGAGCAGGTGCGCGACAGCGCTGCCGAGTTGCTCAACATCTACGCCCGCCGCGCACTGCGCGAAGGCCACGCCTTCCGCTACAGCCCGCAGGACTACGAGACCTTTGCCAACGACTTCGGCTTTGACGAAACGGCCGACCAGAATGCAGCCATCCACGCTGTGATCCAGGACATGATCAGCCCCCGCCCCATGGACCGCCTGGTCTGCGGCGACGTGGGCTTTGGCAAGACCGAGGTGGCCCTGCGCGCCGCCTTTGTGGCCGTCACGGGCGGAAAACAGGTGGCCTTTTTGGCGCCCACCACCCTGCTGGCCGAGCAGCACTACCAGACGCTGGTGGACCGCTTTTCAAAATGGCCGGTGAAGATTGCCGAGGTCTCGCGCTTTCGCTCGGGCAAGGAGATCACCGCCGCCATCAAGGGCATCGGCGACGGCACGGTGGACATCGTGGTCGGCACGCACAAGCTGCTCAGCGAATCCACCAAGTTCCACAACCTGGGCCTCTTGATCATCGACGAGGAACACCGCTTTGGCGTGCGCCACAAGGAGCAGATGAAGGCCCTGCGCGCCGAGGTGGATGTGCTGACGCTGACGGCCACACCCATCCCGCGCACGCTGGGCATGGCGCTCGAAGGCCTGCGCGACCTGTCGGTCATCGCCACCGCGCCGCAGCGGCGCCTGGCGATCAAGACCTTTGTGCGCAACGAGGGCACGGGCGTGATCCGCGAGGCGGTGCTGCGCGAACTCAAGCGCGGCGGGCAGGTCTACTTCCTTCACAACGAGGTGGAGACTATCGAGAACCGCCGCCAGAAACTCGAAGAAATCCTGCCCGAGGCCCGCATCGCCGTGGCCCACGGCCAGATGCCCGAGCGCGAACTGGAGCGCGTGATGCGCGACTTTGTGGCCCAGCGCTACAACATCCTGCTGTGCTCGACCATCATCGAGACCGGCATCGACGTGCCCACGGCCAACACCATCATCATGAGCCGTGCCGACAAGTTCGGCCTGGCGCAGCTGCACCAGCTGCGCGGCCGTGTGGGCCGCAGCCACCACCAAGCCTACGCCTACCTGATGGTGCCCGACATTGAAGGGCTGACCAAACATGCGCAGCAGCGGCTGGACGCCATTCAGCAGATGGAGGAACTGGGCAGCGGCTTCTACCTGGCCATGCACGACCTGGAGATCCGCGGCGCGGGCGAGGTGCTGGGCGAGAACCAGAGCGGCAACATGCTGGAGGTGGGCTTTCAGCTGTACAACGAGATGCTGAACGAGGCCGTCAAGGCGCTCAAGGCGGGCAAAGAACCCGACCTGCTCTCGCCCTTGTCCGTCACCACCGACATCAACCTGCACGCCCCCGCCCTGCTGCCCGACGACTACTGCGGCGACGTGCACCTGCGCCTGTCGTTCTACAAAAAGCTGGCCACGGCCAAGACGCCCGACCAGATCGACGGCTTGCTCGAAGAGATCGTGGACCGCTTCGGCAAGCTGCCTCCGCAGGCCCAGACCTTGATTGACGTGCACCGCCTGCGCGTGCTGAGCCAGCCCTACGGCGTGGTGAAGGTGGATGCCGCCCCGGGCGTGATCAACATCACCTTCAAGCCCCAGCCGCCGATCGACCCGATGCGCATCATTGAGCTGATCCAGAAGCACAAGCACATCAAGCTGGCGGGCAACGAGAAGCTGCGCATTGAGCGCGAGGTGAAAGAGCCCAAAGACCGTGCGCAGGCGGTGCGGGACATCCTGCGGGCGCTGGGGCAGCCAGTGGCGGCTTAG
- a CDS encoding tripartite tricarboxylate transporter substrate binding protein translates to MHFRRLFLALACSFFALGSITPALAQGSYPDRPVKVIVALPAGGSADMIARVVTQKMAADLGQPFVVDNKAGASGQIGTPLVSRAAPDGYTLMVSPASFLTTNKSIFKTLPYDPEADFVPITKFVNQPMVLVVKDKQRFPTVAAVIAAAKAAPGKLTYASSGDGSPQHLAGLMFTTRTQTDLLHVPYKGGAPAINDALAGTVDMLFAVLPEALPHIQSGKLHALGLMAAQRTGTLAQTPTMAEAGAPEMNLSAWVGLLAPAKTPQPIIDRLQRAAHAALADTETKAKLAASGMEVAPGTSQQLKDAITQEIKVHAELVKAAGLVPQ, encoded by the coding sequence ATGCATTTTCGGCGTCTCTTCCTGGCTTTGGCCTGCAGCTTTTTTGCGCTGGGCTCCATCACACCCGCCTTGGCCCAAGGCAGCTACCCCGATCGCCCCGTCAAAGTCATCGTGGCCCTGCCCGCTGGCGGCAGTGCCGACATGATTGCGCGCGTGGTGACGCAGAAGATGGCGGCCGACCTGGGCCAGCCCTTTGTGGTGGACAACAAGGCGGGGGCCTCAGGCCAGATCGGTACGCCGCTGGTCTCGCGCGCCGCGCCGGACGGCTACACGCTCATGGTCTCGCCCGCGTCGTTCCTCACCACCAACAAGAGCATCTTCAAGACCCTGCCCTACGACCCCGAGGCCGACTTTGTGCCCATCACCAAGTTCGTGAACCAGCCCATGGTGCTGGTGGTCAAGGACAAGCAGAGATTCCCCACCGTGGCCGCCGTCATCGCCGCCGCCAAGGCGGCACCAGGCAAGCTGACCTATGCCTCATCAGGCGATGGCAGCCCGCAGCACCTGGCGGGGCTGATGTTCACCACCCGCACCCAAACCGATCTGCTGCACGTGCCCTACAAGGGCGGCGCCCCCGCCATCAACGACGCCCTGGCGGGCACGGTGGACATGCTGTTTGCCGTGCTGCCCGAGGCGCTGCCACACATCCAGTCGGGCAAGCTGCACGCGCTGGGGCTGATGGCCGCGCAACGCACCGGCACCCTGGCGCAGACACCCACCATGGCCGAAGCGGGTGCGCCAGAGATGAACCTCTCCGCCTGGGTGGGCCTGCTCGCCCCGGCCAAGACGCCCCAGCCCATCATCGACCGGCTGCAGCGTGCAGCGCATGCAGCCCTGGCAGACACTGAAACCAAGGCCAAGCTGGCCGCCAGCGGCATGGAGGTAGCACCAGGCACCAGCCAGCAGCTGAAAGACGCGATCACGCAGGAGATCAAGGTACACGCCGAGCTGGTGAAGGCGGCGGGGCTGGTGCCGCAGTAA